ATCCCTATCAATATACTTGGCCTCAGTAAAATAGACACTCTGCCGGATCACTGTCCAGGCGGCCACCGACCAGAGCGCCACATGTGATCCGAACATCTTGTAGGCCAGATAAAAGAGGCAAGAAGCAGTAGCCAGATAGATCAAAATGGGCAAGACGTAGATCGAGACATCTAAGGGGAGCACCTTGTCCATCTGAACCAATGGCCACACCATCCCGGTATGGAGATAGTCGACGTGCTCACCGTTGATAGCCTGAGTTGCTAGGTAGTGAAACCAGTAGCTGTCAGCGCCGAGGAGAGGAGGGTTATTGAGTAGCAGAAATATACAACGCAGAATTATCCCGAAGCCCATAATTCCTGTGAGTACAAAGCTCTGTCGTTTGCTCATCCTATGCAAATACCTCCATCTGTGTCAAAACGTCTGCCTTTTGGCGCTTGATGTACTCTATCCAATGGTGACGCGCGTCAGCTATGCTCATCTCCGGCAATAACACACTTACCCATAAAGCAAAACTACAACTCTGTGCGAAAGCGTCATCCATCTCGTCGGCTGAATAGAGGATTACCACCGCAGCCAGACGTTCCAATTGGTCTGGGTAGTTACAAAATGCTTCCGCCATCTCCTGCCGCGTCAACACTATTCACTCCTTTCTTGGGGCCACCCATAGCAATACCACATACCCGCCACAAATGCAGGCCCCGTTATGCCACAGAATAGAGCCATTGCCAGGCGAACATCCGAGGCTTCCATCAGCGCATTCCGCTTGACGCCCTTTTTGAATGGAGCTTTGCAGATCACCTTGCAAGGCTGCCCATGCCAGATCATCTCATCCCCTCCGGCAACCACCTGAGCCTCAGGTCGTCTGGCCACTCGGTCATGTCGTGGGAAATTGACGTTCGACCGGGAAACAGGTTCGACCAAGACAATTCCATCCCCTTGATCCACAGCGGCACGCCCGCCGCCGCGCACTGGTCTCTGATGCTCCTTATCCAGTCCAGATTGCACGACCTTCTCTTCGGGCCTGTCTCGCAGCCAGCTATGACCCAATTGAGGCTAGAAAACTCACACTCGTAATTATCGTTGTGGGGTTCTCGTTTCCGGCATAGTGGATCGAGATAGTGAGTAATGTCCATCTCTGACAGCATCGGCTCGATGCTCACCGCCAACTTGAACGGCGAGCACTTCAAGAGTTCAGTTATCCGCTTGTCGGCCATCTCCTGATTCTCAGCAGTGGTCATCAGGATCACGTTTGGTAGATAATCACCACCGCCCAAATACCAAAGCCCCTCATCTCCGTAAAGTACTGGGTCGATTCTCTCCGGCCGCTTGGTGCAAATAATGAAGGTGTGTTGCGGACACGCCTGCATCACTTCGAAAGCCTGAGTGATTTGGTAAGCGGATATCTCCTCATGGAACAAATCGCTCC
Above is a genomic segment from Dehalococcoidia bacterium containing:
- a CDS encoding DUF5131 family protein; the encoded protein is MLTEKQINAGKWWNRAWSLVEGCTRVSPGCDNCWLQAMNKRFHREGPVTFRADRLEIPLKVKKPTIWAIWSDLFHEEISAYQITQAFEVMQACPQHTFIICTKRPERIDPVLYGDEGLWYLGGGDYLPNVILMTTAENQEMADKRITELLKCSPFKLAVSIEPMLSEMDITHYLDPLCRKREPHNDNYECEFSSLNWVIAGCETGPKRRSCNLDWIRSIRDQCAAAGVPLWIKGMELSWSNLFPGRTSISHDMTEWPDDLRLRWLPEGMR